Proteins from a genomic interval of Salmo salar chromosome ssa14, Ssal_v3.1, whole genome shotgun sequence:
- the LOC106570597 gene encoding serine/threonine-protein kinase DCLK3, with translation DYFLPPDLHLPATRTTLPLPLPHPDLHLPATRTTLPPSFPVFHTRHAEQSAERPRLVTVVRPCGYSALRKVTVLLNRRGVVSYEQLLLDVSEALGFPRWHRARVTRLYTPHAREVCLTRLSLQVCLTRLSLQVCLTRLSLQVCLTRLSLQVCLTRLSLQVCLTRLSLQVCLTRLSLQVCLTRLSLQVCLTRLSLQVCLTRLSLQVCLTRLSLQVRGVCDFFRGEAAFLALGKSLSSGASRRPWRSCYCNDALRAWERRLRPSPDEATKADSGYSEGTDTHSHLDTDTLTNGDTLTQGRNLDRHTHHKADTHRLKHPNTLTHSNTHPNTRTHPNTHPNRHFIHNNPTRQSIHPTHTHLDTDAHTHTHPNTHSKRNSTHPSHPPNHLQRVRVKSGTRGRLSSPIGPLTQEEEIDTPSPPRSRNCKLSDRPSQRAGRAPLPPVTRKQTGNRPNDQEVEKPHVGPARCHTGSICRIEEESLSQSEHCSSDSKQEEAGTKQETIFDLPSDNSDVTLSDIECYYDIGRTVGDGNFAVVRECRRRNNGEAFAVKIVERSKLIGREHMMQNELSILGSLSHPRVVRLFTHHHTHTHSYLVMEMVTGGDLFEAIAERGKFPEEEAGQMVCDVSEALRYIHSKTIVHRDLKPENLLVEYSNDRVSRLKLGDFGLAMVVTEPIFTVCGTPTYVAPEILSETGYGLPVDLWALGVIVYILLCGFPPFRRRDRDQEELFQLIREGHLTFLAPYWDHISDAAQGLVKALLQVNPTERLTAVQTLKHPWIQTTTDQYRPVKTSTDQYKPLQTSTNQYRPVKTSTDQYRPAQPSKEQHRSLQRASKSSTQLNSSTAPINQSSAPARAPLKPHIQSPQPTSNPLLSPTSLQTPTLSQPTKHPPYLSPPNTLSQSTK, from the exons GACTACTTCCTCCCCCCTGACCTCCACCTTCCAGCCACTAGgactactctccctctccccctcccccaccctgaCCTCCACCTTCCAGCCACTAGGactactctccctccttctttcccaGTCTTCCACACTCGTCATGCTGAGCAAAGTGCAGAGCGACCACGATTGGTTACTGTGGTCCGACCGTGCGGTTACAGCGCCCTCAGAAAG GTGACGGTGCTGTTAAACCGTAGGGGCGTGGTCTCGTACGAACAGCTTCTATTGGACGTCTCCGAGGCGCTGGGCTTCCCTCGCTGGCACAGGGCCAGAGTCACACGCCTTTACACGCCACATGCACGAGAG GTGTGTCTAACCCGCCTCTCCCTACAGGTGTGTCTAACCCGCCTCTCCCTACAGGTGTGTCTAACCCGCCTCTCCCTACAGGTGTGTCTAACCCGCCTCTCCCTACAGGTGTGTCTAACTCGCCTCTCCCTACAGGTGTGTCTAACCCGCCTCTCCCTACAGGTGTGTCTAACCCGCCTCTCCCTACAGGTGTGTCTAACCCGCCTCTCCCTACAGGTGTGTCTAACCCGCCTCTCCCTACAGGTGTGTCTAACCCGCCTCTCCCTACAGGTGTGTCTAACCCGCCTCTCCCTACAGGTGCGGGGTGTGTGTGATTTCTTCCGTGGCGAAGCGGCGTTCCTGGCGTTGGGAAAGTCTCTGAGCTCCGGAGCGTCGAGGAGGCCCTGGAGGAGCTGTTACTGCAACGACGCGCTCCGGGCCTGGGAGAGGAGGTTACGCCCTTCACCTGATGAAGCTACCAAGGCCGACAGCGGATACAGCGAAGGGACGGACACACACTCGCACCTCGACACGGACACACTGACAAACGGAGATACACTTACACAAGGACGCaacctggacagacacacacatcacaaagcagacacacacaggcttaaacacccaaacacactgacacactccaatacacacccaaacacacggacacaccccaatacacaccCAAACAGGCACTTCATACACAACAACCCAACCAGACAGTCCATACACCCTactcacacacacctggacacggatgcacacacacatacacaccctaaCACACATTCTAAACGAAACTCCACACACCCCTCTCACCCCCCCAATCATCTTCAGAGGGTCAGAGTGAAAAGCGGAACTAGAGGGAGACTATCCTCACCGATAGGTCCACTTACCCAGGAAGAGGAGATAGACACACCCTCTCCTCCACGCAGCAGGAACTGTAAGCTCTCTGATCGACCCAGTCAGAGAGCAGGGAGGGCTCCACTTCCTCCCGTAACCAGGAAGCAAACAGGAAACAGACCAAATGACCAGGAAGTAGAGAAACCTCACGTCGGTCCTGCCCGGTGCCACACTGGATCAATCTGTAGGATTGAGGAGGAGTCCCTCAGCCAATCAGAACATTGCTCCtcagattctaaacaggaagagGCTGGGACTAAACAGGAAACTATCTTTGACCTCCCGTCTGACAATAGTGATGTCACTCTGTCGGATATTGAGTGTTACTATGACATCGGCCGCACGGTCGGAGACGGAAACTTTGCTGTTGTGCGCGAGTGTCGTCGGCGCAACAACGGGGAAGCCTTCGCTGTAAAGATTGTGGAGCGCTCAAAGCTGATTGGCCGAGAGCACATGATGCAGAACGAGCTGAGCATTCTGGGTAGCTTGTCACATCCCCGCGTGGTGCGCCTcttcacacaccaccacacacacacacattcctatcTTGTCATGGAGATGGTTACCGGGGGCGACCTGTTCGAGGCGATTGCAGAGCGTGGGAAGTTTCCGGAAGAGGAGGCGGGGCAGATGGTGTGTGATGTCAGTGAAGCTCTGAGATACATTCACAGCAAGACCATAGTACACAGAGACCTGAAACCTGAAAACCTActg gtggaGTACAGTAATGATAGGGTCAGTAGGTTGAAGCTGGGTGATTTTGGACTGGCCATGGTTGTAACAGAACCCATCTTCACTGTGTGTGGAACACCCACCTATGTCGCCCCGGAGATCCTCTCAGAGACAG ggtatGGTCTGCCGGTAGACCTGTGGGCGTTGGGGGTGATAGTCTACATCCTGCTCTGTGGGTTCCCTCCGTTccggagaagagacagagaccaagAGGAGCTGTTCCAGCTGATCAGAGAGGGACACCTTACCTTCCTGGCCCCTTACTGGGATCACATATCTGacg caGCACAAGGTCTGGTGAAAGCCTTGCTACAGGTGAATccaacagagagactgacagcagTGCAGACTCTGAAGCATCCCTGGATTCAAACCActacagaccagtacagaccagtaaaaaccagtacagaccagtacaAACCACTACAGACCAGTACAAACCAGTACAGACCAGTAAAAACCAGTACAGACCAGTACCGACCAGCACAACCCAGTAAAGAGCAGCACAGATCACTACAGAGAGCATCAAAATCATCAACCCAACTCAACTCATCGACAGCCCCAATCAACCAGTCGTCTGCTCCAGCAAGAGCACCCCTCAAACCCCACATCCAATCCCCCCAGCCCACATCCAATCCCCTCCTTTCACCCACCTCCCTCCAAACACCCACCCTGTCTCAGCCCACCAAACACCCACCCTATCTCAGCCCACCAAACACCCTGTCTCAGTCCACCAAATAG